A genomic region of Halomonas aestuarii contains the following coding sequences:
- the gatC gene encoding Asp-tRNA(Asn)/Glu-tRNA(Gln) amidotransferase subunit GatC, whose amino-acid sequence MALEHADVLRAAHLARLGLNDDEAAHYLDDLGRILEMVDQLQSLDTEGVAPLAHPLETTQRLRADEVTEADQRDQFQRCAPAVEQGLYLVPRVVE is encoded by the coding sequence ATGGCGCTTGAACACGCAGACGTTCTCAGGGCCGCCCACCTGGCCCGGCTCGGCCTGAACGACGACGAGGCCGCCCACTACCTTGACGACCTGGGCCGCATCCTGGAGATGGTCGACCAGCTCCAGTCCCTGGATACCGAGGGCGTCGCCCCCCTGGCCCACCCGCTGGAGACCACCCAGCGGCTGCGCGCCGACGAGGTCACCGAGGCCGACCAGCGCGACCAGTTCCAGCGCTGCGCCCCGGCGGTGGAGCAGGGGCTCTACCTGGTCCCCCGGGTCGTCGAATGA